The following are from one region of the Lineus longissimus chromosome 19, tnLinLong1.2, whole genome shotgun sequence genome:
- the LOC135503092 gene encoding uncharacterized protein LOC135503092, which translates to MVVKCAAAMESMEWILMLACLLLVFSAELPRSHGYTDDEGDEDTDKLAACGGEAHVCQTLMRLVTGEVMDEQPYCECTECSTTWDQYDKRSLTWTHHERRDWTVQYRFCGDITPTRDCKNNETAFHLETDVKGWNPRVKNGRCRCPHSTYHLLGWRKVGSVWRYTYRCDKEICGKHDPCVKHYVNKNGKTTGYKFLCSCEMGYHCPTSHPIDSFTATEMDKNGDRFVYDYCELNVERRRRK; encoded by the exons ATGGTTGTCAAATGTGCAGCAGCAATGGAGTCGATGGAATGGATACTGATGTTGGCTTGTCTACTCTTGGTGTTCAGTGCCGAGTTGCCACGCTCTCATGGATACACGGATGATGAGGGAGATGAAGATACGGACAAG TTGGCAGCATGCGGAGGCGAGGCGCACGTCTGTCAGACCCTGATGAGACTCGTGACGGGGGAGGTCATGGACGAACAACCCTACTGCGAATGCACAGAATGCAGCACGACCTGGGACCAATATGACAAGAGGTCCCTGACGTGGACACATCATGAGAGAC GGGACTGGACAGTTCAGTACCGGTTTTGCGGCGATATCACCCCGACCAGAGACTGTAAAAACAACGAGACAGCCTTCCATTTAGAGACTGATGTGAAGGGTTGGAACCCGCGGGTGAAGAACGGGCGTTGTCGCTGTCCCCACTCCACGTATCATCTCCTGGGCTGGCGAAAGGTGGGGTCGGTGTGGAGGTACACTTACAGATGTGATAAG GAAATATGCGGCAAACATGATCCATGTGTCAAACATTACGTCAACAAAAACGGAAAAACCACTGGATATAAATTTCTCTGCTCTTGCGAAATGGGATATCATTGTCCAACATCGCATCCGATAGACTCGTTCACGGCGACAGAGATGGACAAAAATGGTGACCGTTTCGTTTATGATTATTGTGAGTTAAATGTCgagagaaggagaagaaaatag